From Symbiobacterium terraclitae:
CGGGGCTCGGACGGGTTCTCCTCGATCTTCGCCCGGAGGTGGCGGATGTGGACGTCCACGGTGCGCACGTCGCCGTAGAAGTCGGGCCCCATCACCCGGTCCACCAGCTGGTCGCGGCTGAACACCCGCCCGGGGTTCTGGGCGAGGATCTTCAGGATCTGAAACTCGGTGGGCGTCAGGTCGACCTTCCGCCCGTCGCGGGTCACCTCGTAGCTGGCGAGGTTGATGGTGAGCGGGCCGAAGCGGAGCACCTCCTGGTCCTGCGGCTCGGTCGGCCGCCGGAACCGGCGGAGGATCGCCTTGACGCGGCCGGTGAGCTCCCGCGGGCTGAAGGGCTTGGTGACGTAGTCGTCCGCGCCGATCTCGAAGCCGACGACCCGGTCGATCTCCTCGCCCCGGGCGGTCAGCATCAGCACCGGCACGTCCGAGGTGCGCCGCAGGGCCCGGAGCACCTCGAAGCCGTCGATGCCGGGCAGCATCACGTCCAGGATCAGCAGGTCGATGCTCTCCTCCCGGGCGATGCGCAGCCCGTCCTCGCCGTTGTCGGCGGTGATCACCTCGTAGCCGGACCGGCGCAGGTTGTAGGCGACCAGTTCCAGGATGGACGGCTCATCATCCACGACGAGAATCCGCTCTGGCACGGGCATCACCTCCGCCACGAAGGACGCGGGTTGGCACGGGCGGTCACCTCCGCACTGCAGGACCGCGGGGTGGCGCGGACGGTCACCTCCGCACTGCAGGACCGCGGGGTGGCACGGGCGGTCACCGCCGCACTGCAGGGCGCGGGGCGACACGGGCGCGGGACGATCAGCGGTGGGGATCCCGGAGGATCGGCACGAAGCCGTGTTCCGCGACGTACTCCTCCTGGAACTCCGGGCTGAGCACGAAGTCCAGGAAGGCGCGGGTCAACTCGTTGGGTTCCCCCCGGGTGTACATATACTCGTAGGCGAAGATCGGCCACTCACCCCGCAGCACGGCCTCCGGGGAGTAGGCCACCCCGTCGAGCTCCAGCGCCTTCACCTTGTTGGGCCGGAAGTAGGCCGCGTCCACGTAGCCGACGGCGCCCGGGGTGTACTGGACCGTGGCGACGACCTTGCCGTTGGAGTCCTGCACCAGCGCCTGCGGCGAGATGTCCCCCTCGCCGCCGAGCACCTTCTCCACGATGGTGGCCCGGGAGCCGGATGACTGCTGCCGGCTGACCACCATCACCTCCAGGTCGGGACCGCCGACCTCCCGCCAGTTGGTGATCTCCCCCCGCAGCATGCGGGCCAGCTGTTCGGTGGTGAGGCCGGTGACCGGGTTCTCCGGGTGGGCGATGATCACGAAGGGGGCGATGGCCACCTTGTGCTCGACCAGCTCTCTGGCCAGGTCGCCCGTGGCTGCTACGTCGGAGTTGCCGATCTCCACCGCGCCTGCGGCCACCTGGGCGAGGCCGTTGTAGGAGCCGCCGCCGCTCACGTTCACCGTCGCGTTCGGGTGCTGCTCCTCGAAGATCTCCGCCGCGATCGAGGCCAGGGGGAGGAGCGCGGTCGAGCCGCTGGCCGTGATCGTACCGGCCAGCGGGTCATTGGGGTCAGCCTGCGGCTTCGCGCCGCAGCCGGTGAGCACCAGCGCGCCCAGGAGCAGGATGGTCGGCAGCATGCGCCTCTGCGCTCGACCCATCGGGTTTCCCATCTCCTCTTCCCACCACTTAATGTGTGGCTACATTCACTGTAGCGTACCGATATTAAGGTTTGGTTAAGAAGGACGGGTTATCCCGGAGGTTCGCTATCCGGCGGTCGACCAACCCGCCAGGTGCATGACCTGCCCGGCGATGGCGCGGGCCGCGGCCGGCTGCCCGGCCAGGCGGGCGGCCTCCGCCATCGGCGCCAGGCGGTCGGGGTGCGCGAAGAGCAGCTCGCCGGCGGCCGCGGCAAGCTCCTGCCCCCCGGCGATGCGGGCGGCGCCGGTCTCCACGAGGTAGCGGGCGTTCTCCTCCTCGTGGCCGGGCAGCGGGTCCAGGAGCAGCATGGGCAGGCCGAGGGCCAGCGCCTCGGCGCAGGTGATGCCCCCGGGCTTCGTGACGAGCAGGTCCGCGTCGCACATGTGGTCGATCACCCGGTCGGTGTACCCGAGCACGGTGAGGCGCGGGTCGCCGCCGAAGCAGCGGGTGAGCTGCTCCTGCAGCGCCCGGTTGCGGCCGCAGATCACGGTGACCTGCAGCGCGCCGTGGGGCAGCGTGAGCAGGGCGCCCACGGCGTCCGCTATCGGCCCGAGGCCCAGCCCGCCGCCCATCACCAGAACCTTTCGGGGGGTGTCTGAGCCGGCGCGGACCGGTTGCGGATTCCGCGCCTGTTCGGCCGGAGCCGCCAGCGGCACACCACCCGTGCGCCGCCGCACGATGGAGTCGGTGTCGATCTCGGCCAGCGAGGCCCGCACCGGCACGCCGGTCACCGTGACGCACCGGGCGTCGGCGCCGCGCCGGACAAGCTCCGCCGCCGCCTCCGGCGACGCGCAGCAGTAGCGGGCGACGCCCTTCCAGATCCAGAAGCCGTGCGGGGCAAAGTCGGTAAGGGCCATCACGACGGGGATGCGGCGCGCACCCGGCCGGTTCAGGAGGTGCACCGCGGCGCCCGCCGGGAAGGGGTGCGTGCCGACGATGACGTCGGGCTGATGCGCCTTGATAATGCGGCGGACGGGCCCGCCCAGCACCAGTACGACGAGCAGGCGCAACGGCCAGCCCACCGGAAGGTGGTAAAGCTTGCGGTAGAGTGCCGGCACGTGCTTGATCTGCCAGAGGTAGGCGCGGCTGAACAGGCCGAGCAGCGGGCTCTGGCACTGGACGACCACAGCCTCGCACTCGGCGGAGAGGCTGCGGCACGCGTCGGCGATGGCGTTCGCCGCGGCCTGGTGGCCGGAGCCGAACTCGGCGGAGAGGAGCAGGACGCGAACCGGCACGCAGGCCACCCCCAGAATCTTCAGCAAGTACCCGGACAGGATAACCACATTACATTCGCTTTCGATGTCTTTCAGTCCTGCGCGCTGGTTTGCCGGCGGGGGCGCAGGTCACTGCCATCCGCGCGGCGAAGGTGGATATGAGACCACATTGCGGCGGCGTATGTGCGCGTGAGGCGACTCCAGCGGGACAACGCACTTGCGGGGCACTCGGCCGCACCGGTGCAGCGCAGGTGAAGGCAGACGCTGCATCGCCGCAGCAGCGATGGCACTCGGCCGCACCGGCGCAGTGAAGGCGAGCATCTGCAGGCAGTATCGAGGTGACGAAGGAGGATCAGCGCGTTGGCGAGGAGACTGACGAGGGCTGAGGTTCCGGTTGAACAGACCTGGCGGCTGACTGACCTGTTCGCGACGCAGGAAGAGTGGGAGCGCGAGCTGGAGGCGATCGGCGAGGCGGTGCAGACCGTCACCCAGTACAAGGGCAGGCTGGGCGAGGGCGCCGGCGTGCTGCTGGCCTGCCTCACCGCCCACGAGGAGCTGCGCGGCCGCATGGTGCGGGCGGGCACCTACGCCAGCCTCCGCTTCTCCGAGGACGGCTCCAACCCGGAGAACCAGGCGGCAATGGCCCGTGCCCAGGCGCTCCTGGCGCAGGTGGGCGCGGCGCTGGCGTTCCTGGAGTCCGAGATCCTGGCCCTGCCCGAGGGCACGGTGGCGCGCTACCTGGGCGAGGAGCCGGGGCTGGGGCCCTTCGGCCGGTGGCTGGAGCTGGTCCTCGACCGGCGGCCCCACGCCCTGCACCCCGAGACCGAGGCGGCCCTGGCGGCCCTCGGCGAGGTGACGGGCGCGCCCTATCTGGTCTACAACCGGGCCAAGGCCGGCGACATGAGCTTCGAGCCCATTACGGTGGACGGCCGGACGGAGCCGGTATCCTTCTCGACCTACGAGGAGCGGCTGGAGCGCGACCCGGACGCCGCGGTGCGCCGGACCGCTTTCCGCAGCTTCTCCGCCGGGCTGCGGCGGTACCAGAACACCTTCGGCGCGACGTTCGCC
This genomic window contains:
- a CDS encoding response regulator transcription factor; its protein translation is MPVPERILVVDDEPSILELVAYNLRRSGYEVITADNGEDGLRIAREESIDLLILDVMLPGIDGFEVLRALRRTSDVPVLMLTARGEEIDRVVGFEIGADDYVTKPFSPRELTGRVKAILRRFRRPTEPQDQEVLRFGPLTINLASYEVTRDGRKVDLTPTEFQILKILAQNPGRVFSRDQLVDRVMGPDFYGDVRTVDVHIRHLRAKIEENPSEPRLIETVRGAGYRFVGGRIR
- a CDS encoding phosphate ABC transporter substrate-binding protein, with translation MGRAQRRMLPTILLLGALVLTGCGAKPQADPNDPLAGTITASGSTALLPLASIAAEIFEEQHPNATVNVSGGGSYNGLAQVAAGAVEIGNSDVAATGDLARELVEHKVAIAPFVIIAHPENPVTGLTTEQLARMLRGEITNWREVGGPDLEVMVVSRQQSSGSRATIVEKVLGGEGDISPQALVQDSNGKVVATVQYTPGAVGYVDAAYFRPNKVKALELDGVAYSPEAVLRGEWPIFAYEYMYTRGEPNELTRAFLDFVLSPEFQEEYVAEHGFVPILRDPHR
- a CDS encoding MGDG synthase family glycosyltransferase, giving the protein MPVRVLLLSAEFGSGHQAAANAIADACRSLSAECEAVVVQCQSPLLGLFSRAYLWQIKHVPALYRKLYHLPVGWPLRLLVVLVLGGPVRRIIKAHQPDVIVGTHPFPAGAAVHLLNRPGARRIPVVMALTDFAPHGFWIWKGVARYCCASPEAAAELVRRGADARCVTVTGVPVRASLAEIDTDSIVRRRTGGVPLAAPAEQARNPQPVRAGSDTPRKVLVMGGGLGLGPIADAVGALLTLPHGALQVTVICGRNRALQEQLTRCFGGDPRLTVLGYTDRVIDHMCDADLLVTKPGGITCAEALALGLPMLLLDPLPGHEEENARYLVETGAARIAGGQELAAAAGELLFAHPDRLAPMAEAARLAGQPAAARAIAGQVMHLAGWSTAG